The Flavobacterium johnsoniae UW101 genomic interval TCAAAAAAATGACTTAAATGCTTACCGGGTGGTAAATGAATATGAAGAACAGGATTTACGTCGTGTTTTTTTTGATTATGGGGAATTGAAAAATGCACCAGTGCTGGCAAGAACAATTGTAGAAGCCAGACATCATAGACCAATAAAAACGACCGATGAATTAAAAGAAGTTTTGAAAAAATATTTACCGGAGAAAGTTCGAAATAAAATATTGGCTCAAATCTATCAGGCGATTCGAATCGAGGTAAATCAGGAAATGGATGTTTTAAAAGAATTTATAGAGCAGTCTCTTGAAATTTTAAAACCGGGCGGAAGATTCTCTGTAATCTCATACCACTCTTTAGAAGACAGACTGGTAAAAAGATTTATTAAAAACGGAATGTTTGAAGGAGAGCCAGAGAGAGATTTTTACGGAAACTTCTCGGTGCCGTTTAAAACAATAGGAAAACTGATTGTTCCGGATGATGAGGAAATCAAAATTAACAATAGAGCAAGAAGTGCAAAATTGAGAATTGCCGAAAAGATATAATACATATATATAGGTAGAAAATGAAAAGTGGAGTATTCAGCATATTAAAAGCAAGATTTCTAATAAACGACGATGCCGTAAAAAACTGGCGTTTCATTGTTTTTATAATTCTGCTTGCGATTCTGATGATTGCAAATACACAACGATATGAGCAAAAGGTTTTTGAAATAGCAAAACTAAACAATGAAGTAAAAGAACTAAGATCAGAATTTGTAGATCGACGTTCAGAATTAATGAAGCTGAAAATGGAGTCGACGATATCAGATAAAATGCTCGAAAAGCAGATTTTTCCATCAACGGTGCCTCCTGTAAAAATAGAAGTTAAAAAAGAAGAAGAAAAAAGTTTCTTTAAAAGAATATGGCAGTAGACGATAAACATATATCCTACAGAATTTACCTCGTAGCAGTTTTCATCTTTTTGATGGCAATTGCTATTGTCGTTAAATTAACCAATATTCAATGGGTTGAAGGAGATTATTACAGAAAACTGGCGAAACAGCGTACAGTAAGAAATTTTGTAATTCCGGCAAATAAAGGAAATATTTATTCTGCCGACGGAAGTTTACTGGCAACATCAATTCCAAATTATGAAATTCGTTTTGATGCAAAAGCGCCAAAAACAGAAACTTTTGAGAAATATGTAAAACAATTGTCAGATTCTCTGGAAACTGTTTTAGACAGACCATCAGGTTATTACGAAAAAGAATTAAGAAAAGCGAGAGCCAATAAAAACCGTTATTATTTAATTGCCCGCAACCTAAGTTATACCGAATATGTGAAAATTAAAGGATTTCCATTATTCAATTTAGGTGCTTTTAAAGGCGGAATTATCGTAGAGCAGGAAACCGTTAGAAAACATCCGATAGGTAAAATTGCCGAAAGAACAATTGGTTATGACCGAATTGACCCGGCAACCGGAGTTGAAGTTGGAAAAGGAATCGAATGGGCTTTTAAAAACTATCTAAACGGAAAAGACGGAAAAATTCTAAAACAAAAAATTGCAAAAGGACAGTGGAAACCGATTCGTGATGTAAACGAAGTAGATCCAATTGACGGCTACGATGTAATTTCGACTATAGATGTTTTTATTCAGGATATTGCACATCACGCTTTATTAAAACAATTAGAAGATTACGAAGCAGATCACGGTTGTGTTGTGGTTATGGAAACACAAACAGGTCATGTAAAAGCAATTTCAAATTTAGGAAGAGCAGAAGACGGATCGTATTACGAAACAACAAATTATGCTATTGCTGAATCTCAGGAACCCGGATCGACTTTTAAACTAGTTGATTTAATGGCGATTTTAGAAGATAAAGTGGCAGATACAAGTAAGGTTTATGATAGTCAGGGTGGTGTAGTTAAATATTATGGAAAATCAGTCCGCGATTCGCATCATGGCGGTTATGGAAAAGTTTCATTAGCCCGCGGATTTGAGCTTTCGTCAAACACCGTAATGGTTCAGGCTGTTTATGAAAATTACAAAAATAATCCATCGAAGTTTGTAAATCATATCAAAAGCTGGGGATTAAATAAAACTTTGGGCTTGCATTTTAAAGGAGAAGGAAGACCTTATATTCCGCAGCCGGGAGACAAACATTGGTCAGGAACTACACTTCCGTGGATGGCTTTTGGATATAATGTTTCGGTTACACCAATGCAGACACTGGCATTTTACAATTCAGTTGCAAATGATGGTGTAATGGTTAAACCGCAGTTTGTATCTGAAATTAAAGAATGGAATAAAACGATTAAAAAGTTTGATGTCGAAGTAATAAACCCAAGAGTCTGCTCGCCTGAGACTTTGAAGAAAGTAAGAGCGGTTTTGCAAAATGTGGTTAAAAAAGGAACGGGTTCTAAACTGTATTCGAAAGATTTTTCAATGGCAGGAAAAACAGGAACAGCTCAGGTTAATTACGGCGGGAAAGAAGGAAAATCAGCATTGTATTATGCGTCTTCTTTCGTTGGATATTTTCCGGCAGATCATCCAAAATATTCTTGTATTGTAGTGGTTCACAAACCCAATACTGCTAGAAATAATTATTATGGAGCAGACGTTGCAGGACCGGTTTTTAAAAGAATCGCTCAAAAAATATTTACAGATGCGCCATCAACCAATAAAATAAAACAACTGGATTCTAAGATTGCAAAACAGGAAGTCAGTTATGAAAAATATGAAAAGGAGGCTAATAAAAAATTAAGCCAGATTCCTGATTTAAAAGGAATGCCGGGAATGGATGCGATTGCTTTGCTGGAAAATTTAGGTTTGAAAGTAAAAGTAAATGGAATGGGGAAAGTAAAAAATCAATCGATTCAAGCTGGAACCAGTATTAGCAAAAACACAACAATTGTATTAGAATTATCGTGAAAGTATTAAAAGACATATTATATAAAGTAACTATTGAATCTGTAACAGGTTCAACAGATATTGATATTCAGAAAATCGAATTTGATTCACGCAAAGTAGAATCAAATGATGTTTTTGTGGCAATTCGCGGTTCACTTTCTGATGGACACGATTATATTGAAAAAGCAATTCAGTTAGGTGCAAAAGCTATTATCTGCGACAAACTTCCTGAAAATATTCAGAAAGACGTTACTTATATTCAGGTCAAAGATACCAATACAGCTTTGGCTTTTATGGCAGCTAATTATTTTGGAGATCCATCTGCAAAACTAAAATTAGTCGGCGTAACAGGTACAAACGGAAAAACGACAATTGCATCATTATTGTTTCAGCTGTTTGAAAAAGCAGGCTTTAAAGTCGGCTTATTATCAACAGTAAAAATTGTAGTTGATAAAACAGAATATCCGGCGACACACACAACACCAGATTCTTTAACCATAAATCATTATTTAAATGAAATGGCTGAAGCTGGAGTTACGCACTGTTTTATGGAAGTAAGTTCACACGGAATCCACCAAAAACGTACTGAAGCTTTGCATTTTGTGGGCGGAATTTTCACGAATCTTTCGCATGATCACTTAGATTATCACCCAACGTTTGCTGAATATAGAGACGTAAAAAAATCATTTTTTGATTCTCTGCCAAAAACTGCTTTTGTATTATCAAACATTGATGATAAAAATGGTTCAGTAATGCTGCAAAATACTGCTGCTAAAAAACTGACTTACGCTTTGAAATCTTATGCAGATTACAGAGCTCAGATTTTAGAAAGCCAGTTGTCCGGATTATTACTGAAAGTTAATGATAATGAAGTTTGGGTAAAACTAATTGGGACTTTCAACGCTTACAATGTTTTAGCTATTTATGGTACTGCAGTAGAGCTTGGAATTGATAGTTTAGAAGCGTTGCGTTTATTGTCTGATTTAGAAAGTGTTTCGGGGCGTTTTCAGTATATCGTTTCAGATAACGGAATTACAGCTGTTGTAGATTATGCACATACGCCGGATGCATTAGAAAATGTTCTAAAGACGATAAATGATATCCGTACTAAAAACGAACAATTGATTACAGTTGTGGGATGCGGCGGAAATCGTGATAAAACAAAAAGACCAATTATGGCAAAAATTGCGACAGATCTTAGTGATAAAGCAATTTTAACATCAGACAACCCAAGAAACGAAGATCCCGAAGTGATTTTGGATGAAATGGAACAAGGTGTTGAAGGTCATAATTATAAAAAAGTACTGAGAATTACCGACAGAAAACAAGCTATTAAAACAGCTTGCCAATTAGCTCAGTCAAAAGATATCATTTTAATTGCCGGTAAAGGACACGAGACTTATCAGGAAATAAATGGGGTTCGCCATCATTTTGATGATATGGAGACAGTAAAAGAAATTTTAGAACAACTGAATAAATAATAAAAGATTTTAAGTTCAAATACCACCACACAATTGGAATTTGGAATTTCAAAATTGGAATTTAAAAAATAGAGAAATATGCTGTACTATTTATTTGAATATTTTGACAAAACACTAGATGTGCCTGGAACAGGAGTTTTCCAGTACATTACTTTTAGATCGGCTTTAGCATTCATGCTTTCATTGCTTTTGTCAACTATTTATGGTAAAAGGGTGATTAACTTTTTGCGTCGTCAGCAAGTGGGAGAAACTGTACGTGAATTGGGTCTTGCGGGTCAAAACGAAAAAGCAGGTACACCTACAATGGGAGGATTAATTATCATTTTTGCCACATTGGTTCCGGTTTTCTTATTTGCCAGACTGCACAACATTTATATCGTGTTGCTTATTGTAACTACTTTGTGGATGGGAACTATTGGTTTTGTTGACGATTATATCAAAATATTTAAAAAAGATAAACAAGGATTAAAAGGAATTTTTAAAGTTATTGGTCAGGTTGGTCTTGGAATTATTGTTGGTGCAGTTTTGTATTTTAATCCTGCTGTTACAGTAAGAACAGATACAGGAAAAACAGATGTTTTTAAAACCGCAGCAAATACAACAGTTGTACTGCCTGCTCCGGTTGAGGAAAAATCTACAGCAACAACAATTCCTTTCGTAAAAAACAACGAATTTGATTATGCAGAAGTTCTTTCTTTTATGGGAGACGGATACGAAAAATGGGCTTGGTTAGTATTTATTCCGGTAGTGATTTTCATAATCACAGCGGTTTCCAATGGAGCTAATTTGACGGACGGAATCGATGGTCTTGCTGCCGGAACCTCCGCAGTTTCTGTCCTCGCGCTCGGGATATTTACATTCGTTTCAGGAAATATCATTTTCTCAAATTATCTGAATATTATGTACATCCCTAATTCGGGAGAAATGACCGTCTTTATCTCGGCCTTTGTTGGAGCATTGATTGGATTTCTTTGGTACAATTCATTTCCCGCATCCGTATTTATGGGAGATACAGGAAGTTTAACAATTGGAGGAATCATTGCCGTATTAGCTATTGCAGTTCGTAAAGAAATATTAATTGTTTTATTCTGCGGAATTTTCCTTGCCGAAAGTGCTTCAGTAATTATTCAGGTAACCTATTTTAAATATACAAAAAAGCGTTTTGGCGAAGGCCGAAGAATTTTTCTGATGTCACCGCTGCATCATCATTACCAGAAAAAAGGATACCACGAAAGTAAAATCGTAACCCGTTTCTGGATTGTTGCTGTAATGTTAGCCATATTATCAATCGTTACTTTAAAACTAAGATAGATGAGATTAGTGGTATTAGGTGGAGGAGAAAGCGGGGTTGGAACCGCTATTCTCGGGAAGAAAAAGGGATACGACGTTTTTGTATCGGATTTTGGAAAGATAAAAGAGAGTTATAAAGAAGTTCTTATCATTAATAAGATTGACTGGGAAGAAGAACAGCATACTGAAGATTTGATTTTGAATGCTGATGTGGTGATGAAAAGCCCCGGAATTCCGGATAAATCTCCGATAATAAAAAAACTGGTTGCGGCGGGAGTAAAAGTGATTTCGGAAATAGAATTTGCAAAACCTTTTACAGAAGCATTAACGATAGGAATTACCGGAAGTAATGGTAAAACGACAACCACAATGCTTACGCATCATTTACTAAAATCGGCCGGACTCAATGTAGGTTTGGGAGGAAATATAGGAAAGAGTTTTGCCTGGCAGGTAGCCGAAAATAAATACGACGCATACGTTCTTGAATTAAGCAGTTTTCAGTTAGACGGAATAATAGATTACCGGCCGGATATCGCCATAATAACCAATATCAGCCCGGATCATTTAGATCGATACGAATATAAATATGAAAATTATATCAATTCGAAATTTCGAATAACGATGAACCAAACCGAAAGTGATTATCTCATTTACGATGCAGACGATGAGGCAAGCACAGAATGGTTAAAAAACAACAAAACAAAAGCAAAATTAATTCCTTTTTCATTGACCAAAACATTCGATGAAGGGGCTTCTATAAATAACAACAAAATGGAAATAAAGATCAACCAAGAAGAGTTTACAATGGAAACAGAACACATTGCGTTAGAAGGAAAACATAATATGAAAAACGCAATGGCAGCAAGCTCTGTAGCAAAATTGATGCAAATTAGAAATGCAACGATTCGTGAAAGTTTATCTAATTTTCAAGGTGTTGAACACCGTTTAGAAAAAGTATTAAAAATTCAGAATGTACAATATATCAACGATTCAAAAGCAACAAATGTAAACGCTACTTTCTTTGCTTTAGATAGTATGAATGTTCCAACGGTTTGGATTGTAGGAGGGGTTGATAAAGGAAACGATTACAATGAATTAATGTCATTAGTTCGCGAAAAAGTAAAAGCAATTATCTGCCTAGGAATCGACAACCGTAAAATTATCGACGCTTTTGGAGCTGTAGTAGATATTATGGTTGAAGTAAATAACATGAATGATGCAGTAAAAACTGCTCAAAGATTAACAGAAAAAGGTGATGCTGTTTTATTGTCTCCAGCCTGCGCGAGTTTCGATTTATTCGAAAACTACGAAGACAGAGGGAAGCAATTCAAGCAAGCAGTTCATAACTTGTAGAAAATAGTTTAAAGTTTCACGTTTCAGGTTTCAAGTTCGACACCTGAAACGTGAGGCCTGAAACAAAAAAACTTGAAACAAAACAACAAATGAAGGAGCTGGTTAACAAACTAAAAGGAGATAGAGTAATATGGTCATTCGTGGCCTTATTGGCGTTGTTTTCGTTTATGCCTGTTTTTAGTGCGAGCAGTAACCTGGCGTATATAGGTCACGGAACCGGAAACACATTGGGTTATTTAGTAAAACACTTAGCTCACGTCTGCATCGGTTTTTTAATTATTTACTGGGTTCACAAAGTACCGTACCATTATTTCAGGGCAATTTCAAAAATTGCACTTCCGGTAGTCTGGCTGTTGTTATTGTACACTTTGTTGAAAGGAACTGTAATTGCAGGAGCAAATGCAAGCCGTTGGATTCAGGTGCCGTTCATTGGAATTACGTTTCAGACATCAACATTAGCGGCAAGCGTATTGTTTATTTATGTAGCGCGCTATTTGTCAAAAACCAAAGAAGAAAATGAGCCGTTTCAAACCTCATTTATTCAGCTTTGGATACCGGTTTTTATCACTTTAGCATTAATATTACCAGCCAACTTTTCGACCACAGCGTTGATATTTTCAATGGTAATGATGCTTACGTTTATTGGTAAATATCCGTTAAAATACATTGCTTTTATTATTGGGTCAGGAATAGCGATGTTAGCGTTTTTCCTTTTGGTGGCAAAAGCATTCCCTGAATCAAGATTTTTCAGCAGGGTTTCAACATGGGAAAGTCGTATCATGAATTTTACGACAGATAAACCGGATGAAGATGATTATCAGATTGAAAAGGCAAAAATTGCAATCGCATCAGGAAAATTAGGAGGATTAGGACCTGGAAAAAGCGTTCAAAAGAACTTTTTACCGCAATCTTCTTCTGATTTTATTTACGCCATTGTAGTAGAAGAATATGGTTTAGTAGGCGGTGTTTCAATATTAGTTCTGTATTTATTGTTATTGTTCCGATTTGTGATTGCATCGCATAAAGCCAATACCTTGTTCGGAAAATTAGTTGTCGTCGGCCTCGGATTTCCGATGATATTTCAGGCCATGATTAATATGGCCGTTGCAGTAGAATTACTGCCCGTAACAGGGCAAACGCTTCCGCTGATAAGTTCCGGAGGTAGTTCGATCTGGATGACCTGTTTCTCTCTCGGAATTATTATTAGTGTAACCAAGAAAGAAGAAGAAATTGCCGAAGAACAAGAAGAAAAAGCAAGAAGAAAAGAAGCGCTTCAAAGATTGATAGATAAGGAACTGGCCGAAGATGATTTGCCGGTTGATGAAAAAGAAGAGATTTACGAAGAAGAAGCGATGTATTCCATCGAAGATAATTCAAGAAATCCAATGAATGCAGTTTTAAATAAATAAAAGGAGTAGAATAGTCATGACAAAGTATAAATTCATACTAAGCGG includes:
- the mraY gene encoding phospho-N-acetylmuramoyl-pentapeptide-transferase, whose protein sequence is MLYYLFEYFDKTLDVPGTGVFQYITFRSALAFMLSLLLSTIYGKRVINFLRRQQVGETVRELGLAGQNEKAGTPTMGGLIIIFATLVPVFLFARLHNIYIVLLIVTTLWMGTIGFVDDYIKIFKKDKQGLKGIFKVIGQVGLGIIVGAVLYFNPAVTVRTDTGKTDVFKTAANTTVVLPAPVEEKSTATTIPFVKNNEFDYAEVLSFMGDGYEKWAWLVFIPVVIFIITAVSNGANLTDGIDGLAAGTSAVSVLALGIFTFVSGNIIFSNYLNIMYIPNSGEMTVFISAFVGALIGFLWYNSFPASVFMGDTGSLTIGGIIAVLAIAVRKEILIVLFCGIFLAESASVIIQVTYFKYTKKRFGEGRRIFLMSPLHHHYQKKGYHESKIVTRFWIVAVMLAILSIVTLKLR
- a CDS encoding FtsL-like putative cell division protein; translation: MKSGVFSILKARFLINDDAVKNWRFIVFIILLAILMIANTQRYEQKVFEIAKLNNEVKELRSEFVDRRSELMKLKMESTISDKMLEKQIFPSTVPPVKIEVKKEEEKSFFKRIWQ
- a CDS encoding penicillin-binding protein, with the protein product MAVDDKHISYRIYLVAVFIFLMAIAIVVKLTNIQWVEGDYYRKLAKQRTVRNFVIPANKGNIYSADGSLLATSIPNYEIRFDAKAPKTETFEKYVKQLSDSLETVLDRPSGYYEKELRKARANKNRYYLIARNLSYTEYVKIKGFPLFNLGAFKGGIIVEQETVRKHPIGKIAERTIGYDRIDPATGVEVGKGIEWAFKNYLNGKDGKILKQKIAKGQWKPIRDVNEVDPIDGYDVISTIDVFIQDIAHHALLKQLEDYEADHGCVVVMETQTGHVKAISNLGRAEDGSYYETTNYAIAESQEPGSTFKLVDLMAILEDKVADTSKVYDSQGGVVKYYGKSVRDSHHGGYGKVSLARGFELSSNTVMVQAVYENYKNNPSKFVNHIKSWGLNKTLGLHFKGEGRPYIPQPGDKHWSGTTLPWMAFGYNVSVTPMQTLAFYNSVANDGVMVKPQFVSEIKEWNKTIKKFDVEVINPRVCSPETLKKVRAVLQNVVKKGTGSKLYSKDFSMAGKTGTAQVNYGGKEGKSALYYASSFVGYFPADHPKYSCIVVVHKPNTARNNYYGADVAGPVFKRIAQKIFTDAPSTNKIKQLDSKIAKQEVSYEKYEKEANKKLSQIPDLKGMPGMDAIALLENLGLKVKVNGMGKVKNQSIQAGTSISKNTTIVLELS
- the murD gene encoding UDP-N-acetylmuramoyl-L-alanine--D-glutamate ligase is translated as MRLVVLGGGESGVGTAILGKKKGYDVFVSDFGKIKESYKEVLIINKIDWEEEQHTEDLILNADVVMKSPGIPDKSPIIKKLVAAGVKVISEIEFAKPFTEALTIGITGSNGKTTTTMLTHHLLKSAGLNVGLGGNIGKSFAWQVAENKYDAYVLELSSFQLDGIIDYRPDIAIITNISPDHLDRYEYKYENYINSKFRITMNQTESDYLIYDADDEASTEWLKNNKTKAKLIPFSLTKTFDEGASINNNKMEIKINQEEFTMETEHIALEGKHNMKNAMAASSVAKLMQIRNATIRESLSNFQGVEHRLEKVLKIQNVQYINDSKATNVNATFFALDSMNVPTVWIVGGVDKGNDYNELMSLVREKVKAIICLGIDNRKIIDAFGAVVDIMVEVNNMNDAVKTAQRLTEKGDAVLLSPACASFDLFENYEDRGKQFKQAVHNL
- the rsmH gene encoding 16S rRNA (cytosine(1402)-N(4))-methyltransferase RsmH, whose product is MTTTMEYHNPVLLHPTVDGLDIKPDGIYVDVTFGGGGHSKEILRRLGPNGKLFAFDQDEDALANALPDERFTLINENFRFIKRFLRFHGIKAVDGILADLGVSSHQFDVPERGFSTRFDAELDMRMSQKNDLNAYRVVNEYEEQDLRRVFFDYGELKNAPVLARTIVEARHHRPIKTTDELKEVLKKYLPEKVRNKILAQIYQAIRIEVNQEMDVLKEFIEQSLEILKPGGRFSVISYHSLEDRLVKRFIKNGMFEGEPERDFYGNFSVPFKTIGKLIVPDDEEIKINNRARSAKLRIAEKI
- a CDS encoding FtsW/RodA/SpoVE family cell cycle protein, producing the protein MKELVNKLKGDRVIWSFVALLALFSFMPVFSASSNLAYIGHGTGNTLGYLVKHLAHVCIGFLIIYWVHKVPYHYFRAISKIALPVVWLLLLYTLLKGTVIAGANASRWIQVPFIGITFQTSTLAASVLFIYVARYLSKTKEENEPFQTSFIQLWIPVFITLALILPANFSTTALIFSMVMMLTFIGKYPLKYIAFIIGSGIAMLAFFLLVAKAFPESRFFSRVSTWESRIMNFTTDKPDEDDYQIEKAKIAIASGKLGGLGPGKSVQKNFLPQSSSDFIYAIVVEEYGLVGGVSILVLYLLLLFRFVIASHKANTLFGKLVVVGLGFPMIFQAMINMAVAVELLPVTGQTLPLISSGGSSIWMTCFSLGIIISVTKKEEEIAEEQEEKARRKEALQRLIDKELAEDDLPVDEKEEIYEEEAMYSIEDNSRNPMNAVLNK
- a CDS encoding UDP-N-acetylmuramoyl-L-alanyl-D-glutamate--2,6-diaminopimelate ligase → MKVLKDILYKVTIESVTGSTDIDIQKIEFDSRKVESNDVFVAIRGSLSDGHDYIEKAIQLGAKAIICDKLPENIQKDVTYIQVKDTNTALAFMAANYFGDPSAKLKLVGVTGTNGKTTIASLLFQLFEKAGFKVGLLSTVKIVVDKTEYPATHTTPDSLTINHYLNEMAEAGVTHCFMEVSSHGIHQKRTEALHFVGGIFTNLSHDHLDYHPTFAEYRDVKKSFFDSLPKTAFVLSNIDDKNGSVMLQNTAAKKLTYALKSYADYRAQILESQLSGLLLKVNDNEVWVKLIGTFNAYNVLAIYGTAVELGIDSLEALRLLSDLESVSGRFQYIVSDNGITAVVDYAHTPDALENVLKTINDIRTKNEQLITVVGCGGNRDKTKRPIMAKIATDLSDKAILTSDNPRNEDPEVILDEMEQGVEGHNYKKVLRITDRKQAIKTACQLAQSKDIILIAGKGHETYQEINGVRHHFDDMETVKEILEQLNK